In Nematostella vectensis chromosome 11, jaNemVect1.1, whole genome shotgun sequence, a genomic segment contains:
- the LOC5518370 gene encoding protein kinase C-binding protein NELL2 isoform X2, translated as MTTLPMFAPLGSQLCVLCLMIWVTVCMSLQLRDKDSGFISNKFVAQSGKRLALPISQAEDNNQSIVQKSVLVDDVMDCSFECLTEGWCHSVNVRLTATKSGRHVCELISTDRYNHSEYLVQDKDFVHFGIKSPCEESPCSNGECVTLYDEPYLYCTCSSGYTGLTCSADIDECSTNPRSCDRNARCRNTIGSYTCTCNAGYHGDGKQCTDIDECRLGISGCVVNAYCTNTVGSYVCTCHSGYYWTGSGCAANQIRLSRGSYGRVEVLHNGAWGTVCDDHWTTNEGRVVCRWLGFGSVESVHKGAHDGQGSGPIWLDDVHCSGNEATLFSCQFTHTHDCEHDEDVSVVCS; from the exons ATGACGACCTTACCTATGTTTGCGCCGCTCGGCTCTCAACTCTGTGTTCTGTGTTTGATGATTTGGGTGACTGTTTGTATGAGCCTGCAACTTCGCGATAAAGACAGCGGTTTCATATCCAATAAGTTCGTTGCTCAATCGGGAAAACGACTTGCGCTGCCCATCTCACAAGCAGAGGACAATAACCAATCAA TTGTCCAAAAGAGCGTCCtggttgatgacgtcatggattGTTCGTTTGAATGTCTTACTGAAGGCTGGTGTCACTCCGTAAACGTCAGATTGACAGCGACAAAGAGTGGAAGACACGTGTGTGAGCTTATATCTACGGATAGATATAACCACTCTGAATACTTAGTACAGGACAAGGACTTCGTGCACTTTGGGATAAAG TCTCCCTGTGAAGAATCGCCTTGCAGTAATGGGGAGTGCGTGACATTGTACGATGAGCCGTATCTCTACTGCACGTGCTCGTCAGGATACACTGGACTGACCTGTTCAGCAG ACATTGACGAATGCAGCACCAATCCGAGGTCATGTGATCGCAATGCCCGATGCAGAAATACCATTGGTTCTTACACATGCACGTGCAATGCAGGTTACCATGGTGATGGCAAACAATGTACAG ATATCGACGAATGCAGACTCGGCATCAGCGGATGTGTTGTGAATGCCTACTGCACTAATACCGTGGGCTCATACGTTTGCACATGTCATTCAGGATACTACTGGACCGGAAGTGGGTGCGCAG CTAATCAGATCAGACTGTCGCGCGGATCTTATGGCCGTGTCGAGGTGCTCCACAATGGTGCGTGGGGAACGGTGTGCGATGACCATTGGACCACCAACGAAGGGCGTGTCGTGTGTAGATGGCTTGGATTTGGATCCGTAGAATCTGTTCATAAAGGAGCTCATGATGGCCAAGGAAGCGGGCCGATATGGCTTGATGATGTCCATTGCTCTGGCAATGAGGCTACCCTGTTCTCATGCCAATTTACCCACACCCATGATTGTGAACACGACGAGGATGTGTCAGTTGTGTGTTCTTAG
- the LOC5518370 gene encoding fibrillin-3 isoform X1, producing the protein MTTLPMFAPLGSQLCVLCLMIWVTVCMSLQLRDKDSGFISNKFVAQSGKRLALPISQAEDNNQSIVQKSVLVDDVMDCSFECLTEGWCHSVNVRLTATKSGRHVCELISTDRYNHSEYLVQDKDFVHFGIKSPCEESPCSNGECVTLYDEPYLYCTCSSGYTGLTCSADIDECSTNQTSCDPDARCRNTIGSYTCTCNAGYHGDGKQCTDIDECSTNPRSCDRNARCRNTIGSYTCTCNAGYHGDGKQCTDIDECRLGISGCVVNAYCTNTVGSYVCTCHSGYYWTGSGCAANQIRLSRGSYGRVEVLHNGAWGTVCDDHWTTNEGRVVCRWLGFGSVESVHKGAHDGQGSGPIWLDDVHCSGNEATLFSCQFTHTHDCEHDEDVSVVCS; encoded by the exons ATGACGACCTTACCTATGTTTGCGCCGCTCGGCTCTCAACTCTGTGTTCTGTGTTTGATGATTTGGGTGACTGTTTGTATGAGCCTGCAACTTCGCGATAAAGACAGCGGTTTCATATCCAATAAGTTCGTTGCTCAATCGGGAAAACGACTTGCGCTGCCCATCTCACAAGCAGAGGACAATAACCAATCAA TTGTCCAAAAGAGCGTCCtggttgatgacgtcatggattGTTCGTTTGAATGTCTTACTGAAGGCTGGTGTCACTCCGTAAACGTCAGATTGACAGCGACAAAGAGTGGAAGACACGTGTGTGAGCTTATATCTACGGATAGATATAACCACTCTGAATACTTAGTACAGGACAAGGACTTCGTGCACTTTGGGATAAAG TCTCCCTGTGAAGAATCGCCTTGCAGTAATGGGGAGTGCGTGACATTGTACGATGAGCCGTATCTCTACTGCACGTGCTCGTCAGGATACACTGGACTGACCTGTTCAGCAG ACATTGACGAATGCAGCACCAATCAAACTTCATGTGACCCTGACGCTCGATGCAGAAATACCATTGGCTCTTACACGTGCACGTGTAATGCAGGTTACCATGGTGATGGCAAACAATGCACAG ACATTGACGAATGCAGCACCAATCCGAGGTCATGTGATCGCAATGCCCGATGCAGAAATACCATTGGTTCTTACACATGCACGTGCAATGCAGGTTACCATGGTGATGGCAAACAATGTACAG ATATCGACGAATGCAGACTCGGCATCAGCGGATGTGTTGTGAATGCCTACTGCACTAATACCGTGGGCTCATACGTTTGCACATGTCATTCAGGATACTACTGGACCGGAAGTGGGTGCGCAG CTAATCAGATCAGACTGTCGCGCGGATCTTATGGCCGTGTCGAGGTGCTCCACAATGGTGCGTGGGGAACGGTGTGCGATGACCATTGGACCACCAACGAAGGGCGTGTCGTGTGTAGATGGCTTGGATTTGGATCCGTAGAATCTGTTCATAAAGGAGCTCATGATGGCCAAGGAAGCGGGCCGATATGGCTTGATGATGTCCATTGCTCTGGCAATGAGGCTACCCTGTTCTCATGCCAATTTACCCACACCCATGATTGTGAACACGACGAGGATGTGTCAGTTGTGTGTTCTTAG
- the LOC5518370 gene encoding pro-epidermal growth factor isoform X3: protein MDCSFECLTEGWCHSVNVRLTATKSGRHVCELISTDRYNHSEYLVQDKDFVHFGIKSPCEESPCSNGECVTLYDEPYLYCTCSSGYTGLTCSADIDECSTNQTSCDPDARCRNTIGSYTCTCNAGYHGDGKQCTDIDECSTNPRSCDRNARCRNTIGSYTCTCNAGYHGDGKQCTDIDECRLGISGCVVNAYCTNTVGSYVCTCHSGYYWTGSGCAANQIRLSRGSYGRVEVLHNGAWGTVCDDHWTTNEGRVVCRWLGFGSVESVHKGAHDGQGSGPIWLDDVHCSGNEATLFSCQFTHTHDCEHDEDVSVVCS, encoded by the exons atggattGTTCGTTTGAATGTCTTACTGAAGGCTGGTGTCACTCCGTAAACGTCAGATTGACAGCGACAAAGAGTGGAAGACACGTGTGTGAGCTTATATCTACGGATAGATATAACCACTCTGAATACTTAGTACAGGACAAGGACTTCGTGCACTTTGGGATAAAG TCTCCCTGTGAAGAATCGCCTTGCAGTAATGGGGAGTGCGTGACATTGTACGATGAGCCGTATCTCTACTGCACGTGCTCGTCAGGATACACTGGACTGACCTGTTCAGCAG ACATTGACGAATGCAGCACCAATCAAACTTCATGTGACCCTGACGCTCGATGCAGAAATACCATTGGCTCTTACACGTGCACGTGTAATGCAGGTTACCATGGTGATGGCAAACAATGCACAG ACATTGACGAATGCAGCACCAATCCGAGGTCATGTGATCGCAATGCCCGATGCAGAAATACCATTGGTTCTTACACATGCACGTGCAATGCAGGTTACCATGGTGATGGCAAACAATGTACAG ATATCGACGAATGCAGACTCGGCATCAGCGGATGTGTTGTGAATGCCTACTGCACTAATACCGTGGGCTCATACGTTTGCACATGTCATTCAGGATACTACTGGACCGGAAGTGGGTGCGCAG CTAATCAGATCAGACTGTCGCGCGGATCTTATGGCCGTGTCGAGGTGCTCCACAATGGTGCGTGGGGAACGGTGTGCGATGACCATTGGACCACCAACGAAGGGCGTGTCGTGTGTAGATGGCTTGGATTTGGATCCGTAGAATCTGTTCATAAAGGAGCTCATGATGGCCAAGGAAGCGGGCCGATATGGCTTGATGATGTCCATTGCTCTGGCAATGAGGCTACCCTGTTCTCATGCCAATTTACCCACACCCATGATTGTGAACACGACGAGGATGTGTCAGTTGTGTGTTCTTAG
- the LOC116602066 gene encoding uncharacterized protein LOC116602066 has product MQHHSRNCARAVLLFVVAFFNLQAIRRDDNSHNGVFVKLEGHALVNHVMESFSVTSPVHCGQGCLGNPSCRSYNIRHDTVCELLNTTKKSAKECLIKHSGSNHYHDPEIFTSCLDFLHAGYDKNGIFTITGSDNNDFKVFCDFTSELGSAWTLVLSFARKNKNLDTYCKRSLSQNDPRNGENPNWEDYRLSLSRMQHLRSQSTYWRFTTEFPVLGVDYRDYVRAKFSSMDVLTFHAGGHCKQVELVNIRGYQGADITAPFWQVDGTWPLHTDSTSEACEFRSAKAGSVATENNFGYYCQTYNPVFRGTATQESTTQLWFGAYL; this is encoded by the exons ATGCAGCACCACTCGCGAAATTGTGCCCGCGCTGTGTTACTGTTTGTCGTCGCTTTCTTCAACTTGCAAGCCATACGAAGGGATGATAACAGCCACAATGGAGTATTCGTAAAATTGGAAG GTCACGCACTTGTTAACCACGTGATGGAAAGTTTCTCCGTGACGTCACCCGTGCACTGCGGGCAAGGTTGCCTTGGAAACCCCAGCTGCCGTTCGTACAATATACGCCATGACACTGTCTGCGAGCTTTTAAATACGACAAAGAAGAGCGCTAAAGAATGTTTGATAAAACACTCTGGGAGCAATCACTAccacgaccctgag ATTTTCACATCGTGTTTGGATTTCTTGCACGCTGGATACGACAAAAATGGCATTTTCACGATAACCGGAAGCGACAACAATGACTTCAAAGTCTTCTGTGATTTCACGTCAGAGCTTGGGTCAGCGTGGACTTTGGTTCTCTCCTTTGCgcgtaaaaataaaaaccttgATACGTACTGCAAAAGATCTCTATCACAGAACGACCCAAGAAACGGGGAAAACCCAAACTGGGAAGACTACCGACTCTCGCTCTCTCGAATGCAACACCTTAGGTCCCAGTCTACTTACTGGCGCTTCACCACAGAGTTCCCGGTACTAGGGGTCGACTACCGGGATTATGTCCGCGCGAAGTTCTCCTCAATGGATGTGTTGACCTTCCACGCTGGCGGGCACTGCAAACAAGTAGAACTTGTCAACATCCGGGGATATCAAGGTGCTGACATCACGGCCCCGTTTTGGCAGGTTGACGGCACATGGCCTCTTCATACTGATAGCACTTCTGAAGCTTGTGAGTTCCGTTCGGCCAAAGCAGGTTCTGTTGCTACCGAGAACAACTTTGGTTACTATTGCCAAACGTACAACCCCGTCTTCCGTGGTACGGCCACAcaggagagtaccacacaacTGTGGTTTGGGGCGTATTTGTAA